The Apium graveolens cultivar Ventura chromosome 3, ASM990537v1, whole genome shotgun sequence sequence GAGCCGATTTGCTCCGTATAGAGGTCTCTGGAAACCGGTAAGAACGGTTCCGGCTGGACCCGGTTCTAGTTCTTGCCCGACCCGTTTGATCAACTGAAAAACCCGTTTTCAATCCATAAAAACCCAATCTGAATTCAGGGAACTTGTTTCtggatttttgttttaaaaataaatcaaaaatctatttcttttatttcaaaatttcttttaattattaatttaattccaaaatgtttatttaaatattttaaattcagaaaattattttaattatttattcattcaaaaataaatcgagattattttattaattaattttaattagtttttaattattttaattaatcgattaatttataattaattgattaattattaattaattttagttgatttaataattagatttaattatttaaaattgatttaaaaattctgaaaaatagttttgagctttaaaatattatttaaaaattattttcaagtctcaataattattataaaattattttaaagtcggattcgggtattcgaacactataatttaattataaaatgattcggagtcccgtttaaattccgaaaaatatccaaaaattcgtattaaatacgtggaaaatcattttaaccccgaatcttttttgaataattattttaatttgaatattttacgtgctacgtgttatatgtaaTCTGATTGAAGCATAATATGGTTAtacgtgcattgtttgactgttttattcataactttcaatccgtaaatcagatttgggtgaaaggaagggtagataaaagtttatgacgtctatgtgacgattagaatgatatgagattaagtattgatagatacttgtgatacCTAGAAGAGTAAGCGGGGCATAGAAAAGAAGGCCAATAATCAGTAAATAGAACcgaagtgtagaaaaagaaagcaagtaaCTGATGAATAGAGGCAAGGCATAAAAATAGAaggaaagtgatggaaaagtaaaacaGTTAAATGGGgacaagtaaagttggaaatcaacggtgataaggcaagtacttctgaacctttcttcaagatatattacaaatatttttgaactgtttcataacatgtcgctattattcaaaataactcatgttttatattgcaagtgctttaaaatatttaccttgaaccctgattcttcttAATCTTGGgccataagccttgttcttcataaaccattgattgttaaattaTTAGATACGAGCCAAACACATACGATACACTCCACcaatacatatctaccacatactgatttctgatattgaattgcttgatataccaacccttattccttgtttaacagaagaccaattcttggaacccttgaacccttggtcttctactttctgattctttccttgattgaagGCCAATCGTTTTGAATTCCCTGTTATGccttcatggtgttatgaatcaccatatgcttcaagataaatattgtttataaatcaacttattgatttacattggcTATTATATTGAATTGTTCTAGAATcggatggttttataaatgtggaccagattcgtggtcataataggacaatgcgtgccttggatccagtatatagggcaaagctgggagccttgctcggggttagtatgtgactgatcagtagcctaaccttggtttttaaaatgaaaagtgaatatccaattctaatcattgcttattcagaaacttgattcttctgaatcattctaattgattattgtttaacctcaattgttgctaatatgacttgctgagctagttagctcactcttgcaaatctttttatgttttcaacagttgaaaaagaaattgttggtaacgaggattccctgtccaatgtgcgagctaggatttccggttaagttggatcgagttAGAAGGAGatttatattatagatgagttgtgtaagattgtaagtacgatgtccttagccattgtaagttgaattagttgggttttcggtacgatgtaataaaagttaagagtGTGGCTTATtatcatactttaacctgttgcgatccgtgattatgtgaagaagggtcaatgcatttaatattttatatacaggtttatatattgtgtgtgtgttgtgagcctaaacttctgacccgggtttggagggcgtcacaactaGCCTTATTATTATCCTGTTCATTTTCAGCATTTTGTACTGCATCTTCTATATTCAAATCAACCGGCTCTTCATTGTTCGCATGATTATCTAACACAGCATGTTTGTTCTGCGTTTAACTATTTAAATGGATTGCTCAAATCCGTGATTGTAATATTTGATGCTAAATATTTTCTCAACGTTTAACTGTATAAACGTAGTAAATGGTTTTAGATAATATTAAAAGAAAATCATGAGATACGAGATGCATAACAAAATAGACTTAATCATGTCTGATTGCCTTCTACTTTTGGTATTTTAACTTAAAAAAATGGTAACATCAAATTGACGAATTAAAAAGTCTAAGTAGAATTAAAAGTAAAATGTTCGTCATATTTTGTCTTAATTTCCGTTCCAGCTAAGCTTTTAATTGTTGCAATAGATGTTTAGGAAGAAATCACTACCGAAAATATTGTACTAGACGATTTATTCTAATTTGAAGGTCGTAGTCATTGTTATACCATGTGAagttattataattattttcagaatattggattaCTTATGCAGAATCCAAATCCTAACAAACTCATATGTAAAGATTACGCCAACTGGATTAACATCAATCATGTACCTAAGTCCATGGTTGACATAGTAATCCTTTTACATATATGGTTAACATATGTTCTATGAGAGTTTAAATTGTGTAACCTTTTAATAATCATTTGGTTGTTGTTCATCATTGTCGTGGCCGGTATGGAAAATAATTTTGCATCAGTTGATAGCACTAGGACTTATTGGAGGGTTCGTGTACGTATTACTCGAATGTGGCCTTCATTTTCTCGCAGTCAGCAATTCCGAGGTGTTAATCTAATTTTGCTTGATTCTGAGGTAATGTCGTTCAGTTTATAAAGTAGTAGTATATGATCAATATTTATATAGAAGAGTTTTTTAATGAGCCAATATTATGCAGGATTGTCATGTCTTTGCATTTGTGAATCGTGTGATTTGGCATGATGTTAGCAATATCATACTTGAAGGAAACACATATGATATTCACAACTTTATAGTAATAGAGCCTGTAGGACTTTTGAGACCTGTATCTTCAGATAAGATTATTATTTTCGCATATGATACCATTGTCCACCCTGTTCCTTTTGAATTAAATACCATTCCAAGGAACAAGTTTGAGCTTAAGACTATTCCTGAGATTTCTGAACTTGCAATGTCACTTTCTGAACATGAGGTCCCTGTACATGCTATAGGTATTTCTGTATCTTATCAcatatttgtttttatttaaaaTGATCCTTTACAAATTCTAATTAGATGACATTGCATAGATATTATTGGAATGGCTCAAAACATTGAACCAATAAAGCAAGTTTATACACGATTTGGTGAGAAAAAGTTTCTTCGTTTTGAGTTATTTGATGGCAGGTAAAACCATGCTTTCCCAATAAATGTAGTTTCGATCAGTGTTCTCCAATGTTCATATGATTGTCTATTTTGTTTCCATATCAGCAACGTGGTTCAGATTTATGCTCGGGATCAATTTACTGATGATGTAGCAATGACGCTAGAAGGAAATGTTGTGTATCCTCCAATAGTGATCTTGACAACAATGAGGCCATTAATCCATAATGGTTCCATTTATTGTCAATCTACATATCTTTACTAGAAACTATAATTGTTTTTCATGGTGAGAACTAACTCTTATTGGTAAATTGCTTCTAATAGGTTTACTACAGATAAGAAGTTCAGCATGTTCACAAATTTACTTCAATATTAATCATCCAGCTGTTAAAGTGTTGAGGAAAAGGTATATACACTTTTTGGTAATGTAAATTTTTAGTACTGGGAGAGATATAAACATGATTGAATTGTATAAACTCTAACGAACATGTTGTGTACTATTGTGTCTACAACATTCTTGGTGGAGCTGTCTAAATAAACCACTTTTGGCATGAAGTCTTCCCTACACATTTGTAATCAATTTATTCATAACAAGATTTAGCCAGATTGTGTTTTGGAATATCTGCTATTTTGCATTACATTTGAGTTTTTGTCATCCTAAAGATGATTGTTTTGAGATTTTAGTATTCAACCAAACTTTCTCTTATGAATTGGAATAAATTTTAATGTAGACTCATATGAATGTTTTACTCATCTAATCATTTGTTATATGTCATTGCCGAAATCAATGTTTACTTATGACATGTGAATATAATTTTAGATATTGCTATTACAGATGGGAATAACATACAAAATAAATGATACTCTATTCCATGTAAATTGGAAGACAATGATGCAATTTGAATATAGATAACAACAATATTCACTTTGATCCAATAATCTTACAAACACTTTCTGCAGAATAATATTGTCACTAATTTATAGTAACGTTAATTAAACATTAACATACTAACATTCTTCTAATAATATACTGAAATATGAATCATATATTGCGACCATAATCATCCACTAATATGCGAATTCTACCAATTGCTTCAATCAACTGATCGGCCTGGCCATTCAAATTAGCAAGATGCTCCTTCCACCCATCGCCAAATTTTGAAAGCCATTCACCATTTCTGCAACAGTTTAGTTTCAAGGTTGTCTCATGACCACGTAGGGAGGTGGACGTATCACCTAGGAATCTGAGTGGATTTCTTATAAAAGATGGTGGAATTTCAGTCACTGCTTTGGGATGATTCTCCACGTGTTTTCCTTGATCCATTCTGCAAAATATCTTCTATATTGCTGtaaaggagagagataaaattaTGAAGCAAACTTCCAGAAATTGGTAAGACATGAAAAAAAACAGACATGTAAAGAATACTTTAACTGTTCCTGGAGGCCAACCGAACGAGCAAACAAATCAGATTGCCTGCTTTCCATGGAtgcatacaactctgagaagaaAACATTTGCATCTTTCAAATTAGCGTTGAAATCTGCACAAGTGACAGCCAATTGGTTCAACTCCTCCATTACCACATTTTTAATCCCTGACCATCGTTTCCTCTTTGCACTGCATGAAGTCATTTTTGAGGCTATATAAGAGAAGGTGTAAGAGATggtgtgtaacacccccaaattcaaggtcgggaattcgggtcgttacgatcacttaatattgactaataaataattaatcctcttttcacatcattactcgacctttaAACCAAACTctcacacacacaggttatatgctcagaaacattactaaattaacgttaaagtatttaagttattacagaccaaaggaaattatctcaaaagagtgaatgccgagaacatctctacatgagactgactcgggtcacaaatagtcttggttcaagtacttaaaaggaaactatctctattcgtctacctgaggtggctggcggacgaacagtctacggtactcacgggcgtcccctacccgtttgcgggcagtcatcctggttcgggccatgctggtaatctgttgtgatatgatatttataaaagcaagagtgagcactaatgctcagcaagatatagatatccattatctcaatataatcatttagggaaaaacaaccattaggcattgtatatccaaggtttctaaaagtttatatgcttgtcaattttatgaaaaactcaactttaaatgtatcagtttaatcggcttatactcgtactcattttatctcaaaatctcaatatgatgcttgaaccaagattctcatatggatgtgatatatgtacatcaacatccttatttaaaactcagccttatcggccttctgttgtaggtttcacaacaatttatccaaagtggaggaagggactatactggaataaaccacgtatcggtgattAGCCGAATaagaaattttctctactagtagaaggaatacaaacctagccgcctttgggcttatcaagacattacacgatggttgcccatttccgtgcaagtccgaaagtcaatggtcacagagaccacataactgtatactgcgccactccgcgcttggtcactacccgatacctctccgtgtcgggtaagccacattccagtcccaaaacaattatatcatctacataaaatcctttatcgaaggaatagatcgttctcagttgacctttaaacaaggtaatttatccgtcacttttattacaattgattcttgggagttgtcggagttttgaatttaaaattgttttctacccttaaccgtagtagagttttacatatattattcacttgtttttcattgagcgaggaagcaaaaccttcatgcttctagactaagttccctaaggttttgataagtttcagatgattgatctcttccgagaaattttgaataatttagaaagtatccttgggaactatgtctatttttaaatgatttttttaggtacgtaatattaaatatttacggtctcataatatttttaagaagggtccaatgaattgataaaaccttaagtataAAATATTTCttaataaggttcaatgaattgataaaaatcttaattaaatacttaagacgagattcgacatcttataattatccttcgaatggttacatacgttttagatagagtgaattgattttaaaACATTTCAATATCACTTTAagtatttttcggatattttagtaactctttaggtattacttataaataaataatcaagtaggatatcccttgagtgagtattcgattacctcttttagttataaatcaaatctcaatcgttcgtttaatatgtatgttacgcgaaagtactttgtttattgaaatcAAAATTTTCCGCGTCCCGCTCATTCCGggattaaattgatttaaaaatatctccgactcccactatcttgtattatattaaaattacgtttcaatttctcagactcgtataaaacgaagttcgTCTCCGTAAATAATTGCATAATaggaatgtattgatatcacagacaagcatatattttcgaattgtaaatcatgacatcaatatcacaacaatatatatagaatggataatttgtgttagggtttcgtaaacttgcctcgagtgctaggagtggtatggtctcggggcttttgttggcgatctaaaatcaataaccaacgatcttagttagtacgcgattatcgattcgctttactaaaacatttttataaaatcgaaaaattaatattttcttaaaattctttttggacagtcttccttgctgtattatttaattatcatgactTTTCCAAATTTTTgaaatcatttttagcctttcaaaattaTCAAGCAAGTGGCCTATGCGCAGTTGACTTTTCGTATGAATgctctacactaaaacggtcataacttttaaACCGTAAATCCTCTCGCgacgatccacacatgtacagaaactaaaaATCAAGATCTACCCAGTCATGTCTAGTGACTCAcaaatttcaaatatttacatggccgaatacactgcagaaggcagaccaagtgcaataggctccatattccatttctactacttATTCTTGACACAATtactacttatgaccaacacaacacttcttacttctcaagatccacccacatacaccttatatactttatatatcatcaaatacaagcatcacaactcaaaaactcaagtacttagcaagaatatgagtaaaacaaccttacacatacacaaactcttggatcttgacactacatcataaataactcttaaacccacccttaaaactttaaagagttggaagttataccttcttgagaACTAGGAGGGTAATTAATAAGGTTATTAGGGCTTGGtttgcttgaaaaacacttagaaggtctagatccttaagaaacaaaaccaagaaacaagttagaatttcggagttacttttcagcacctcattcaaacatttttataaaattgaaaaaaactaatttgaggctgaaatttggtaagAATCTTACCCAAGATATatagaagctatggtaaaaatttcatgatatttgaatgcgtacattttgagttatgaatttttctttctcccttgctcagaaaatccgaactgctggaatgtaaaatgggagagctttaagtgagggaaaagagggttgttttcttttgtggctaaagtgtgggagtgtataatgaatatatgggatgtatgcagcagatttgacaataatttggcaaagatataggttggtttgattgtgtgatgaagtgagaaaagggagaagtatggcttgtgtacttgtttgtctcccgtcactattcaacactattccactaactattctagttaacttctaatcatctagttacactcctaactactagttaggacttggttatgcatggccaacttgcatgggatttaatttctcattcgtttatttatcgtaaacgcaatcgtcgttccattccgatagttttcacgtataacgacttgtttcgtagcgatttcttttatcacttataatactataaccaattccattccttctcttgatcatagaaacaccttgatatattatttatttcacgtagtattcccgattctacgccattctttacggatacgaaaacacgtagtataatcgtgaatcttcgaattccgtcggcttttacattcacttatttttctcgacaaacaagaatatgatctcgaattctcaaaattccactattcattttatgatgatccccatacgtattacttaatcagctcaagttactattcacagaagttttaaaatattacaaaaatcagggttcttacatgGTGTTTGTGTTAATGTGATTGTATGTGTGAGGTCATGTACCTTTCGCTTATATAAGCATCAAACTTTGATAATTGCCTGTTCTATAATGTGCAGTTAAATAACTGCAAGTCAGTTACCTAAAACTTTGGTAACTGCAAGTCTCCATAACTCTCATCATAAACAGTTCTCTGGGAGTGAGTCTTTGACAACCAACAAATAATTCCCAATTTATCATCAAAATACTCACAAATATAAAAATTTATGACCAAATGTAAACAGGTTCATATATGAAACACAAAAGACTTTTATAACGAAGAGTACCATGACACAAACGCATAAACCATTCTTATGTTATTGGTATCATACGGAGAAAAGAGTAAGTGCTTATGATTTTACATCAAAACTATCATCAATCTCAATTACTTCTTCAGAATATTAAGGAAATATGAAATCTCCAAAGCGGTATGTTCCACAACAATGACGAAGGTGATTCACGCATGTCGTATCATAAACAGAATTCTGGAAGTCTGAATTACTgcaatatttaaaaaatataatataacccTCGCGTACAACATACTTCCGTAAAAACTGATTCATCCCATAAATCTTCTTCTCCGTTAAACAGAATTCAAATTTTGCACTCATCCCACCACCGAGAAAAATCTTTAAGTTATTGGCAAGTTTTGTACCATTATGACAGTAAAACACATGTGGTACTTCCTGCATAGTAAGGTTATCAATTACTGCAAGAACTCATTTTAGTGATTGACTCCTTATGAAACAAGAACAAAGTACAAACATACCAGTTCCCCGAACTGTAACATATGATCTATAATAACCTTGAAAAACTTGGCATAATGCTGAACATCATCTGCCTCACCTGTTAAAATGCAACATGGGAAACAATTTCGAAATCTCAGGTTTTTAAATAGAAGCTGTTAATGACAAGATACCTCCATAAGTTCCATCTTTTGAAACGACGGATTCATCAAAAACACATATTTTAAACTTCAGTGCTTCGTCCGTATGGTAGAGAGCAATGGTATCACCAATTTTAATTTGTGTATCTCGAATGAACCAATCCCACTCATTAGTAAAAAGGACTGCATCAGAAACCCATTTTACATGTATAGGCCATTCTTAATCCTCAAAACAAAATGTAATGACCGGAGACTTTTCACATAACCCCAATTTATCGCAAGTATCTGAATTGATAACCTAGAAGGAACAAAACTATTAGAGACAACACATTAAAAAAATgacaatattttaaaataaattttgaaatatggACGTCTATTTGTTACCTCTGTGAATGATGTGCCCAACAAATGTTTGCCTTCAATAAGTATGTGCTGAACAGTGTAGAAATTAGTTGTAGCATTACAACAAAAAGTGGTACTCAGTCTTTCTAGCTCGGTATAAGTCCAGGTCAAGTCAGAATCCCATGCCACTTCTGTATATTTCATTTCCACCGCATACGGATTATATACTTGAAATTTGAACTGCGCTCCTCCTTCATATTCCAGTGGAACCATGTGGTAGGGCTTCATTAAGTAGAAATTCATCATATCAGACAGATTTTGGATGCTCTTAGAGTTTCTCAGATATTTTCCCGTCCAAACAATATTCAAGGGTCCTAACAATTTAACCTCACCAGGGAGGTGACTCCCATAGTTTACATAAAATGGCAATGCCAGAAACTGCATAATTTGAACAAAGTAAGCAAAACAGATACTCTAATATACAACAATTACAATTATCACATAATGAGCAATTGAACTTTAACAAAGTACAGAGCTACATTCTAATACATACCAATTCCCCCTTTCTAAATCACACATATTTGTACAAACAAAACATATCTGAACTTCTTTTAGATCCTTTTCTGCATCAATTTACATTCAACGATCTATCGAACATCAAATTCTTATACAATGAGAATACATAAAAGAGAATTGAACAACTTACTTCTTTCGGAATGAGTACCCCCGATGAAATGGTATGGATTAGTTATTGTACTGAATGCAACACTTCAAGCTCTAAGCATAAATTACTTGAATCAGCTTCAAATTGAAAGAGAGAGTGTGTGAATTGTGAATTTTAAGAGAGTTTTGTCTGTTTCAAATTGAGAGTGTATGAATTGTAATTAAGCTA is a genomic window containing:
- the LOC141715009 gene encoding uncharacterized protein LOC141715009, which gives rise to MENNFASVDSTRTYWRVRVRITRMWPSFSRSQQFRGVNLILLDSEDCHVFAFVNRVIWHDVSNIILEGNTYDIHNFIVIEPVGLLRPVSSDKIIIFAYDTIVHPVPFELNTIPRNKFELKTIPEISELAMSLSEHEVPVHAIDIIGMAQNIEPIKQVYTRFGEKKFLRFELFDGSNVVQIYARDQFTDDVAMTLEGNVVYPPIVILTTMRPLIHNGLLQIRSSACSQIYFNINHPAVKVLRKRWE